The following are from one region of the Ochotona princeps isolate mOchPri1 chromosome 4, mOchPri1.hap1, whole genome shotgun sequence genome:
- the FIBIN gene encoding fin bud initiation factor homolog — MVFLKFLWMGFLCHLCQGYFDGPLYPEMSNGTLHHYFVPDGDYEENDDPEKCQLLFRVSDHRRCSQGEGSQARSLLSLTLREEFTVLGRQVEDAGRVLEGISKSISYDLDGEESYGKYLRRESHQIGDAYSNSDRSLTELEIKFKQGQEQDSRQESRLNEDFLGMLVHTRSLLKETLDISVGLRDKYELLALTIRSHGTRLGRLKNDYLKV, encoded by the coding sequence ATGGTGTTCCTGAAGTTCCTTTGGATGGGTTTCCTCTGCCACCTGTGCCAGGGCTACTTTGATGGCCCTCTCTACCCAGAGATGTCcaatgggactctgcaccactaCTTCGTGCCCGACGGGGACTACGAGGAAAACGATGACCCTGAGAAATGCCAGCTGCTGTTCAGGGTGAGTGACCACCGGCGCTGCTcccagggggaggggagccaggccaGAAGCTTGCTGAGTCTCACCCTTCGGGAGGAGTTCACCGTGCTAGGGCGCCAGGTGGAGGATGCTGGGCGCGTCCTGGAGGGCATCAGCAAGAGCATCTCCTATGACCTGGATGGGGAAGAGAGCTATGGCAAGTACCTTCGGCGGGAATCCCACCAGATCGGGGATGCCTACTCCAACTCCGACAGGTCGCTCACTGAACTGGAAATCAAGTTCAAGCAGGGCCAGGAACAGGATAGCCGGCAGGAGAGCAGGCTGAACGAGGACTTCCTGGGGATGCTGGTCCACACCAGATCCCTGCTGAAGGAAACGCTGGACATTTCCGTGGGTCTCAGGGACAAATACGAGCTGCTGGCCCTCACCATCAGGAGCCACGGAACCCGGCTAGGTCGACTGAAAAACGATTATCTGAAAGTTTAG